One genomic region from Dehalococcoidia bacterium encodes:
- a CDS encoding aldo/keto reductase, which translates to MPHLPTRTLGRTGLEVTALGYGAMELRGAPRGREVTKEQARSILNAVLDSGINYIDTSIDYGQSEELIGEFISGRRQEFYLASKCGCLVGEAARTAPPPGSPNRHIFTPENIIAGVEQSLRRMKTDYLDVVQFHGSPSQQTLEENGSLQAVLDLQRQGKVRFIGMSSTLPNLADHVKMGVFDVFQIPYSALQREHEQIIADASEAGAGIVIRGGVARGGPGKEEGGYWEAWQKAGLDDLAGGPAGRMEFIFRFTISHPDLDTTIVGTINPEHLRDNLQALAKGPLPPDVYEEAKRRLDAAGIKPL; encoded by the coding sequence ATGCCTCACCTCCCCACCCGCACCCTCGGCCGCACCGGCCTCGAAGTCACCGCCCTCGGCTACGGGGCCATGGAGCTTCGCGGCGCTCCGCGGGGCCGCGAGGTCACTAAGGAACAGGCGAGGTCGATCCTCAACGCCGTGCTCGACTCCGGCATCAACTACATCGACACGTCCATCGACTACGGACAGAGCGAGGAATTGATCGGCGAGTTCATCTCCGGCCGGCGTCAGGAGTTCTATCTGGCCTCGAAGTGCGGCTGCCTCGTGGGCGAAGCCGCGCGCACGGCGCCGCCTCCTGGTTCGCCCAACCGCCACATCTTCACGCCCGAGAACATCATCGCCGGCGTCGAGCAGAGCCTGCGCCGCATGAAGACCGACTACCTGGACGTCGTCCAGTTCCACGGCAGCCCCTCGCAGCAGACTCTGGAGGAGAACGGCTCACTCCAGGCGGTCCTGGACCTCCAGCGCCAGGGCAAGGTGCGCTTCATCGGCATGTCGTCCACGCTGCCGAACCTCGCCGACCACGTGAAGATGGGCGTCTTCGACGTCTTCCAGATCCCCTACAGCGCCCTGCAACGCGAGCACGAGCAGATCATCGCTGATGCCTCAGAGGCGGGAGCCGGCATCGTAATCCGTGGCGGTGTCGCGCGCGGCGGGCCGGGGAAGGAGGAAGGCGGCTACTGGGAAGCCTGGCAAAAGGCAGGACTGGACGACCTCGCGGGCGGCCCCGCGGGGCGCATGGAGTTCATCTTCCGCTTCACGATCAGTCACCCTGACCTGGACACGACGATCGTCGGCACCATCAACCCCGAGCACCTGCGCGACA
- a CDS encoding VOC family protein, which translates to MLKFRHYTVAVHDLDGAVESYKARFGMQPVGEKAFNRIGNFNFVPMGYDGQTMMHLISPVSDESPISRLMKERANPLNPHGEGIYLLAFETPDVDAFAKQVEAGGGRITRAPGAANVWVHPTASNFVLMEIFPPRA; encoded by the coding sequence ATGCTGAAGTTCCGTCACTACACCGTGGCCGTGCACGACCTCGACGGCGCCGTCGAGAGCTACAAGGCCCGCTTCGGAATGCAGCCGGTCGGGGAAAAGGCCTTCAATCGCATCGGTAACTTCAACTTCGTGCCGATGGGCTATGACGGCCAGACCATGATGCACTTGATCTCCCCCGTCAGCGACGAAAGCCCGATCTCCCGGCTGATGAAGGAACGCGCGAACCCCTTGAACCCGCACGGTGAGGGCATCTACCTGCTGGCCTTCGAGACACCCGACGTCGACGCCTTCGCGAAGCAGGTCGAGGCAGGTGGCGGCCGGATCACGCGCGCCCCTGGAGCAGCCAACGTCTGGGTGCATCCCACCGCATCGAACTTCGTCCTGATGGAGATATTCCCGCCGCGCGCGTAG
- a CDS encoding enoyl-CoA hydratase/isomerase family protein, whose product MTQERQLLGDGGVPIPPPSPDDVLLDKRDGYAIVTLNRPVVLNAINWSILRRLKWALDECEADENVKAIILTGAGRAFCSGGDLQSRPPEDGQPNPRAMDIYMKIWSMPKPVIAAVKGYAVGQGVELAGVCDLTVAGESAQFGEIQIRHGFGPPVLITPYTTAGHKQAKELLLLGEQYDAREAQRLGLVNRVVPDDEVLAEAERIAVKLASLSQRTVRQNKILVNRAYELMGFREALDYRSDPMVQALAQQTPGDDQSEHIRTLRERGWEAFRESRDRLYRGST is encoded by the coding sequence ATGACCCAGGAACGACAGCTCCTCGGAGACGGTGGCGTGCCCATACCGCCGCCCTCCCCGGATGACGTGCTCCTCGACAAGCGGGATGGCTACGCCATCGTCACACTCAACCGCCCCGTCGTGCTCAACGCCATCAACTGGTCGATCCTGCGCCGGCTCAAGTGGGCCCTCGACGAGTGCGAGGCGGACGAGAACGTGAAGGCGATCATCCTCACCGGCGCGGGCCGGGCGTTCTGCTCCGGCGGGGACCTGCAGTCGCGGCCGCCCGAAGACGGCCAGCCGAACCCCAGGGCGATGGACATCTACATGAAGATCTGGTCCATGCCGAAGCCGGTGATTGCTGCCGTGAAGGGCTACGCCGTTGGCCAGGGTGTCGAGCTTGCCGGCGTCTGCGACCTTACGGTCGCCGGCGAAAGCGCCCAGTTCGGCGAGATCCAGATCCGCCACGGCTTCGGGCCGCCCGTCCTCATTACGCCCTACACGACCGCCGGGCACAAGCAGGCCAAGGAGCTGCTCCTGCTCGGCGAGCAGTACGACGCCCGCGAGGCCCAGCGCCTTGGCCTCGTGAACCGCGTCGTCCCGGACGACGAAGTGCTGGCCGAAGCCGAGCGCATCGCTGTCAAGCTCGCTTCTCTCTCGCAGCGCACGGTGCGTCAGAACAAGATCCTCGTGAACCGCGCCTACGAGCTCATGGGCTTCCGCGAAGCCCTCGACTACCGCTCCGACCCGATGGTGCAGGCCCTTGCCCAGCAGACGCCCGGCGACGACCAGAGCGAGCACATCCGCACACTGCGGGAGAGGGGCTGGGAGGCCTTCCGGGAGTCCCGCGACCGCCTCTACCGGGGTAGCACATAG